In the Gossypium raimondii isolate GPD5lz chromosome 9, ASM2569854v1, whole genome shotgun sequence genome, one interval contains:
- the LOC105798649 gene encoding uncharacterized protein LOC105798649 isoform X2 has product MASLYHYQASYKDCHRLKCPVSSPMGCLHDDPLKNGVLAVQTIRNNIMASTLLATIAITLSSLISVFVSSSSDSGNTSSEIVFGNKTRLLSSIKYFSILLCFLVAFLCNVQSIRYYAHVSFLVTLSSPIDNMETVEYVARNLNRGSYFWSLGLRAFYLSFSLLLWIFGPIPMFLCSCMMSFLLYFLDTTSSFTRQLHRHSFNENSLKADDLESISLLSEKYSVEEMNFHCPLLHAASNSSTTSNHC; this is encoded by the exons ATGGCTTCTTTGTACCATTATCAAGCATCCTACAAGGACTGTCATCGGCTTAAATGCCCAGTCTCGTCACCAATGGGTTGTCTCCATGAT GATCCGTTGAAAAATGGTGTTCTAGCAGTACAAACAATACGCAACAACATAATGGCGTCGACACTTTTGGCCACGATAGCAATCACTCTCAGTTCACTGATTAGTGTTTTCGTTAGCAGCAGCTCAGACTCTGGCAACACAAGTTCCGAAATAGTTTTTGGGAACAAGACTCGCCTACTGTCTTCCATCAAGTATTTTTCCATCTTGTTGTGTTTCCTTGTTGCTTTTCTTTGCAATGTGCAGTCTATTAGATACTACGCCCATGTAAGCTTCTTGGTCACGCTCTCTTCACCCATAGACAACATGGAGACTGTTGAGTATGTTGCAAGAAACTTAAACAGAGGAAGTTATTTCTGGTCACTTGGACTGCGAGCCTTCTACTTATCCTTCTCTCTATTGCTATGGATCTTTGGGCCTATACCCATGTTTCTTTGCAGCTGCATGATGTCTTTCCTTCTCTATTTCTTGGACACAACAAGCAGTTTCACACGTCAACTTCATCGCCACTCGTTCAATGAGAATTCGTTGAAAGCTGATGATCTCGAATCTATTAGTCTATTATC GGAGAAATATTCTGTAGAAGAAATGAACTTTCATTGCCCTCTACTACATGCTGCCTCCAATTCTTCCACAACCTCAAATCACTGCTAA
- the LOC105798649 gene encoding uncharacterized protein LOC105798649 isoform X1, whose amino-acid sequence MEQDKLDYVLVPLGLLLLSLYHLWLLCTIIKHPTRTVIGLNAQSRHQWVVSMMSDPLKNGVLAVQTIRNNIMASTLLATIAITLSSLISVFVSSSSDSGNTSSEIVFGNKTRLLSSIKYFSILLCFLVAFLCNVQSIRYYAHVSFLVTLSSPIDNMETVEYVARNLNRGSYFWSLGLRAFYLSFSLLLWIFGPIPMFLCSCMMSFLLYFLDTTSSFTRQLHRHSFNENSLKADDLESISLLSEKYSVEEMNFHCPLLHAASNSSTTSNHC is encoded by the exons aTGGAACAAGATAAGTTGGATTACGTACTGGTTCCATTGGGACTGCTGCTGCTTTCTCTCTATCATCTATGGCTTCTTTGTACCATTATCAAGCATCCTACAAGGACTGTCATCGGCTTAAATGCCCAGTCTCGTCACCAATGGGTTGTCTCCATGATGTCT GATCCGTTGAAAAATGGTGTTCTAGCAGTACAAACAATACGCAACAACATAATGGCGTCGACACTTTTGGCCACGATAGCAATCACTCTCAGTTCACTGATTAGTGTTTTCGTTAGCAGCAGCTCAGACTCTGGCAACACAAGTTCCGAAATAGTTTTTGGGAACAAGACTCGCCTACTGTCTTCCATCAAGTATTTTTCCATCTTGTTGTGTTTCCTTGTTGCTTTTCTTTGCAATGTGCAGTCTATTAGATACTACGCCCATGTAAGCTTCTTGGTCACGCTCTCTTCACCCATAGACAACATGGAGACTGTTGAGTATGTTGCAAGAAACTTAAACAGAGGAAGTTATTTCTGGTCACTTGGACTGCGAGCCTTCTACTTATCCTTCTCTCTATTGCTATGGATCTTTGGGCCTATACCCATGTTTCTTTGCAGCTGCATGATGTCTTTCCTTCTCTATTTCTTGGACACAACAAGCAGTTTCACACGTCAACTTCATCGCCACTCGTTCAATGAGAATTCGTTGAAAGCTGATGATCTCGAATCTATTAGTCTATTATC GGAGAAATATTCTGTAGAAGAAATGAACTTTCATTGCCCTCTACTACATGCTGCCTCCAATTCTTCCACAACCTCAAATCACTGCTAA